In Sulfurisphaera javensis, a single genomic region encodes these proteins:
- a CDS encoding CBS domain-containing protein, with product MSIKDLITKEPITISSSSSIKEAAKMMREYNVGSLLVTSNGNAVGIVTERDIIQAISDDISLEEKVSKIMTTNLVMAESNMDEGDAALLMANKKIRHLVVTENGKIIGVISLRDVAKALGLETTDASIW from the coding sequence ATGAGTATAAAAGATCTTATAACGAAAGAGCCTATTACTATTTCTTCTTCGTCTTCTATAAAAGAAGCAGCTAAAATGATGAGGGAGTATAATGTTGGTTCGTTACTTGTTACTAGTAATGGGAATGCGGTAGGAATAGTAACTGAAAGAGATATAATTCAAGCTATTTCTGATGATATTTCATTAGAGGAAAAAGTTAGTAAGATAATGACAACTAACCTAGTTATGGCTGAAAGTAATATGGATGAAGGAGATGCTGCATTATTAATGGCTAATAAGAAAATAAGGCATTTAGTAGTTACTGAAAATGGAAAAATCATAGGTGTAATCTCTTTAAGGGATGTAGCTAAGGCTTTGGGTTTAGAAACTACAGATGCTAGTATATGGTGA
- a CDS encoding DsrE family protein, with translation MNDKVLFVFMTGRENMAKLLANIGMAGKIKSVDPNITVEMIFLTPAVEVLNKKQVIFRPIIDTIKDAKKVGVKVVACEVAMKNVGLDKEDIEDGLVDEYAPIGGIYVLNKIKEGYEVLTI, from the coding sequence ATGAACGATAAGGTATTGTTTGTTTTCATGACTGGAAGGGAGAATATGGCAAAACTATTAGCTAATATTGGAATGGCTGGTAAAATTAAATCTGTTGATCCTAATATAACAGTAGAGATGATTTTCTTAACTCCTGCAGTAGAGGTGTTAAATAAAAAACAAGTTATTTTTAGGCCTATAATAGATACTATAAAGGATGCTAAAAAGGTAGGGGTAAAAGTAGTAGCTTGTGAAGTTGCAATGAAAAATGTGGGACTTGATAAGGAGGATATAGAAGATGGATTAGTTGATGAATATGCACCAATAGGAGGAATTTATGTTTTGAATAAGATAAAAGAGGGATATGAAGTATTAACAATCTAG